From one Paenibacillus terrae HPL-003 genomic stretch:
- a CDS encoding immunity 50 family protein, whose product MHIQVQNVEKKENDYLIHYKAGGALPFVPHDIVLIHGKQYFIGTIVEVESEQALVRINPEYENQLTGSIGLELAFSPTVSIQGADKIVEKLGYFPPFHYDQITAADITKDQITLTIELSPPTVLIPKSPDLTPSAEQPSLSASSTANVPRYAVIFTFLETKEHELTAMETENIILQLDFRYEESDMVIDIDAITGLSGSFLCRGIRAEIAELNE is encoded by the coding sequence ATGCATATTCAGGTACAAAACGTTGAAAAAAAAGAAAACGATTATCTCATTCATTACAAAGCCGGGGGCGCACTGCCGTTCGTTCCACATGATATTGTTCTGATTCATGGCAAGCAGTATTTTATCGGCACGATTGTGGAGGTAGAGTCGGAACAGGCTCTTGTACGGATCAATCCCGAATACGAGAACCAGTTGACAGGCTCAATCGGGCTTGAACTGGCTTTCTCACCGACGGTCTCCATTCAAGGAGCAGACAAAATCGTGGAAAAGCTCGGATATTTCCCTCCCTTTCATTATGACCAAATTACAGCAGCAGATATCACAAAGGACCAGATAACATTGACGATTGAACTATCACCCCCTACCGTACTGATACCCAAATCACCCGATCTGACTCCTTCGGCTGAACAGCCTTCACTTTCTGCGTCTTCAACGGCAAATGTACCCCGTTACGCGGTGATCTTTACTTTTTTAGAGACAAAGGAACATGAGCTGACCGCTATGGAAACGGAAAATATCATTTTACAGCTTGATTTTCGTTATGAAGAATCAGATATGGTCATTGATATTGATGCAATAACCGGACTGTCAGGCAGCTTCCTGTGCAGAGGCATCCGTGCGGAGATTGCAGAGTTGAATGAATAA
- a CDS encoding DUF6138 family protein, with protein sequence MTSGVQAYIDPIFEAIEKAYASEQKRIAEFQTKSVLHEGIHEYLKVTCKEDGLWVDTYEPFDWDNRRPDTKISGFTEGVTLQQVQDEWMPVFRERIEALFKSEECSPMFFRYRLEFHLKVVLDKKSSHFTFSLLNEDKRQHLLAIIQQFVEQKLNPASKAVPKEKDDFFFVRHMLDPHLYPIDAQRVDELLNRMDAKVKVSRNREEAWRYQLNRGLKRWAEDEFLAKYADWKKSYELDYTEEPDIHPSNIPAPAMEMFLLTAMRVGSTHADARQKYLEIAAQLGSEQAAQWLKSGSGSIPALYTSGRVTCKANDILQTLEVHIHSEEEESYREALVYVCDILQKGFTKEYRLKLKSKVKNILPVPKLAKSTLHRFFANALEYPALYPLLAEYADIVMEEFKWYNDVEPGEKSAMPGTYAVMGLGLKGTDYFPLVIRYMKLVDTEHQSVQDGYAAAFAEAHGLTPDTIPVWTTILLAGNQSAKPLKSSGIESVEQAQVLVEELEKLEEYDKELLVYRIWGGQKKLKSSLKQADPEVKVLLESFIPFG encoded by the coding sequence ATGACATCAGGGGTACAAGCATACATAGATCCGATTTTCGAGGCAATTGAGAAGGCGTACGCCTCTGAGCAAAAGCGCATTGCCGAATTCCAGACCAAAAGTGTCCTTCACGAAGGGATTCATGAATACTTAAAAGTGACCTGTAAGGAGGACGGGCTATGGGTGGATACCTATGAACCGTTTGATTGGGATAACCGTAGACCGGATACGAAAATTTCTGGTTTTACGGAGGGGGTAACGCTCCAGCAAGTGCAGGACGAATGGATGCCTGTGTTCAGGGAACGGATAGAGGCTCTATTTAAGTCTGAAGAATGTAGTCCCATGTTCTTTCGTTATCGGCTGGAATTTCATCTGAAAGTGGTCTTGGATAAGAAATCCAGTCATTTTACATTCTCGCTCCTGAACGAAGATAAACGGCAGCACCTGTTAGCCATTATCCAGCAGTTTGTAGAGCAGAAGCTCAACCCTGCCAGTAAAGCTGTGCCGAAGGAAAAGGACGATTTTTTCTTTGTGAGGCACATGCTCGATCCTCATTTGTACCCTATAGATGCCCAACGGGTGGATGAGCTTCTGAATCGAATGGATGCAAAAGTGAAAGTGAGCCGCAATCGTGAGGAAGCATGGAGATATCAGCTCAACCGTGGCTTAAAGCGTTGGGCTGAAGATGAATTTTTGGCGAAGTATGCGGACTGGAAAAAAAGCTATGAGTTGGATTATACGGAGGAGCCTGATATTCATCCTTCAAATATTCCTGCGCCAGCAATGGAAATGTTCCTGCTCACCGCGATGCGAGTGGGTTCGACCCATGCGGATGCACGGCAGAAATATTTGGAGATCGCTGCACAGCTAGGCTCGGAGCAGGCTGCCCAATGGCTCAAAAGCGGGTCAGGAAGCATTCCAGCGCTATATACAAGTGGGCGCGTCACCTGCAAAGCAAATGATATTTTGCAAACGCTGGAGGTTCATATTCATTCGGAGGAAGAAGAGAGCTACAGGGAAGCGCTCGTATATGTATGCGATATTTTACAGAAGGGCTTTACCAAGGAATATCGCCTGAAGCTCAAGAGCAAGGTAAAAAATATCCTGCCTGTGCCCAAGCTGGCTAAATCCACGCTGCATCGTTTTTTTGCCAATGCATTGGAATATCCCGCTCTCTATCCGCTACTGGCTGAGTATGCAGATATCGTGATGGAAGAGTTCAAGTGGTACAACGATGTGGAGCCGGGAGAAAAATCGGCGATGCCGGGCACCTATGCGGTGATGGGACTGGGACTTAAAGGTACGGACTATTTTCCATTGGTGATTCGCTATATGAAGCTGGTGGACACGGAGCATCAGTCAGTACAGGACGGCTACGCGGCTGCTTTTGCCGAAGCGCATGGACTGACGCCGGACACCATTCCAGTTTGGACGACGATTCTTCTGGCAGGCAACCAAAGTGCCAAACCGTTGAAATCGTCTGGAATCGAAAGTGTAGAGCAGGCACAGGTGCTGGTGGAGGAACTTGAGAAGCTGGAGGAATACGACAAAGAGCTGCTTGTTTACCGAATTTGGGGTGGCCAGAAAAAGCTGAAAAGCAGTCTGAAACAGGCTGATCCTGAGGTGAAAGTGCTGCTAGAGTCTTTTATTCCGTTTGGCTAA
- a CDS encoding SMI1/KNR4 family protein, with protein sequence MTAHFEQTLDRLGEIAERLRQSGMPDVEYKWTEGISTVELAALEERLQMTLPASLSELIQRCGSLYLLWSLPQHCIVRDVSGRTGEHSSTSDYELNILEDITGEFGWNHEYISYFTFYGENADSPATTDEHRYLIFNYNGAGDPVLLDLATSSAEPAVFCYDHEQDRFTLLADNLPAYIDTILTLHGLWVWNWMTVTDEHGIQLKSPPLQMWVRWLDTFCNVKLEDAHSLEALIEYTTMHSVDNPVILQAFQSYDPKDIFLAWEQRIQHNPAQFATWFVFIGETAGDGAADWVRSLWEPDTAQAWTSLVKNNFHAVGAFTSPRAYLTARCLPEHEGLAYVCNYLPQHSARDGKLEGYVANGQLHHFHSPEVIDWMRDKVNYPADGWSVLFAESYPTVEQLFDWLSDSELHQKIVAGALEVMIKKGRVPSLKADALNTISNLLQASLQRVMLKKDKRRIEAVLEQLSDLGLC encoded by the coding sequence ATGACAGCTCATTTTGAGCAAACCCTTGATAGGCTGGGAGAAATCGCAGAACGTCTGAGACAAAGCGGAATGCCTGACGTGGAGTACAAGTGGACGGAGGGCATCTCCACAGTGGAGCTGGCTGCTCTGGAGGAACGGCTACAGATGACCTTGCCTGCCTCCCTATCAGAATTGATCCAACGATGTGGCAGCCTATATCTGTTATGGTCGCTCCCCCAACACTGTATTGTAAGGGATGTATCGGGACGTACAGGTGAACATAGCTCCACCTCTGATTACGAACTGAACATACTCGAAGATATCACGGGTGAGTTTGGCTGGAATCATGAGTATATTAGCTATTTTACATTCTATGGGGAAAATGCAGACTCACCAGCGACAACGGACGAACATCGGTATCTGATTTTCAACTACAACGGTGCGGGCGATCCGGTATTGCTCGATTTGGCGACATCATCTGCCGAGCCAGCCGTGTTCTGCTATGATCACGAGCAGGATCGGTTCACCTTGCTTGCGGACAATCTGCCTGCTTATATAGACACCATCCTCACACTGCACGGCCTATGGGTATGGAATTGGATGACAGTGACTGACGAGCATGGCATTCAGCTAAAAAGTCCCCCGCTACAAATGTGGGTACGATGGCTGGATACGTTCTGCAATGTGAAGCTGGAGGATGCCCATTCGCTTGAAGCTTTGATTGAATACACCACGATGCATAGTGTAGACAATCCTGTCATATTGCAGGCTTTTCAGTCCTATGATCCGAAGGATATTTTCCTTGCCTGGGAGCAGCGCATTCAGCATAACCCTGCACAATTCGCTACATGGTTCGTTTTTATAGGAGAAACCGCTGGCGACGGAGCAGCCGATTGGGTACGCTCCTTATGGGAGCCGGACACCGCGCAAGCATGGACTTCTTTAGTCAAAAATAACTTCCATGCTGTGGGTGCCTTCACGTCACCACGTGCCTATCTGACCGCCCGTTGCCTGCCAGAGCATGAAGGATTGGCATACGTGTGCAATTACCTGCCACAGCATTCGGCGAGGGATGGTAAACTAGAAGGGTACGTTGCTAACGGGCAGCTACATCATTTTCATTCTCCAGAGGTCATTGACTGGATGCGGGACAAGGTAAACTACCCGGCGGATGGCTGGTCAGTGCTTTTTGCCGAGTCCTATCCTACGGTGGAGCAGCTATTCGACTGGCTATCCGACAGTGAGCTTCACCAAAAAATTGTAGCCGGGGCACTGGAGGTCATGATAAAAAAAGGACGCGTCCCTTCCCTAAAAGCTGATGCCCTGAATACAATCTCAAACCTGCTACAAGCTTCCTTGCAGCGCGTTATGCTCAAAAAAGATAAACGCCGTATTGAAGCAGTGCTGGAGCAGCTTTCTGATTTGGGGCTTTGCTAA
- a CDS encoding TetR/AcrR family transcriptional regulator, producing MKHIKRRERESNEIRQKIIEAARSLFLNQGYAEVSMRKIADQIEYSPTTIYHYFANKEAVVRELLLEGNALFLQALQQRLEEAEAAGLNALDRLKTVSDAYVRFGTASPEYYNILFISDLESVSPVSLIDSGRFKGFELLEAGLQAAMEEGSITQGDERLIATSVWSMLHGLTSLLLNFDLPTAKSNDELISFTIDTFFRGLSR from the coding sequence ATGAAGCATATCAAACGCCGAGAACGTGAAAGCAATGAGATCCGCCAAAAAATTATCGAGGCCGCCCGGTCGCTGTTCCTGAATCAAGGGTATGCCGAGGTCTCTATGCGCAAGATTGCGGATCAGATCGAATATTCACCGACGACCATTTATCATTATTTTGCCAATAAAGAAGCTGTTGTCCGTGAGCTGCTGCTGGAAGGAAATGCTCTGTTCCTGCAGGCTCTCCAGCAGCGCTTGGAAGAAGCAGAGGCGGCGGGCTTGAATGCCTTGGATAGGCTGAAAACGGTATCTGATGCTTACGTCCGTTTTGGAACGGCTAGTCCGGAATATTACAATATCCTGTTCATCAGCGACCTTGAGTCCGTAAGCCCGGTCAGCCTTATTGATAGTGGACGCTTTAAAGGCTTTGAGCTGCTCGAAGCCGGACTCCAAGCTGCTATGGAGGAAGGCAGCATAACTCAAGGGGATGAGCGCCTGATCGCCACATCCGTGTGGAGCATGCTGCACGGTTTGACTTCCCTGCTCCTGAATTTTGATCTCCCTACGGCAAAATCGAATGATGAATTGATTTCATTCACTATAGATACTTTTTTTCGGGGGTTAAGCCGCTGA
- a CDS encoding phytoene desaturase family protein: MSKYDVIVIGAGLDGLSCAARLSALGYRTAVFESHTLAGGFATEFTRKGYTFDVSLHGVGGLEEGSFGQMLKGCNADQRIVPLRKKHPYSIRWEGQTIDIPSDVQEYVQLLKNMFPAEQTAIDKLFAGIRRFGAGFSVFSSSSPGLWRKTAGLLKAGTFFRWTQMTTWEAVSQFGLSDRFTEFFTALWPYYGLPPKRLAALYFFIPWIGYHLEGTYYIQGGAQALSNALVAAIQSAGGEVHLRSQVSEIVLVDGKAAGVRLKKGDAYEANWIVSGISPHHTYGRLLSNHDAARRELEAVSRLETGTSLTQLYLGLSCEPHELGITEEDLILYDVPDSETDYEVMMSGQYTKGNWMLTNYNAMDPTLNEPGKGVIAVTFLDRLENWPATRPEYKAKKETVTRQILERLEQLYPGFVSKVVVAELGTPRTMQRYTANPGGAVYGYAQTVRQSGIKRLKHKSVVERLSLVGAWTQPGGGFQGAMNSGIMEADRIAAKLGQAERASISTHEAYQTPRT; the protein is encoded by the coding sequence ATGAGTAAATATGATGTTATCGTCATCGGCGCTGGTTTGGATGGCTTGTCCTGTGCAGCAAGACTCTCCGCGCTCGGTTACCGAACGGCTGTTTTTGAAAGTCATACCCTCGCCGGCGGCTTTGCAACTGAATTTACAAGAAAGGGGTATACCTTTGATGTATCCCTGCATGGTGTAGGTGGACTCGAGGAAGGCAGCTTCGGACAGATGCTAAAGGGCTGCAATGCGGACCAACGGATCGTACCTCTCCGCAAAAAACACCCTTACTCCATTCGCTGGGAAGGGCAGACCATTGATATTCCGTCCGATGTTCAGGAGTATGTGCAGCTCCTCAAAAACATGTTCCCTGCTGAGCAGACAGCTATCGACAAGCTGTTTGCAGGCATTCGTCGTTTTGGGGCAGGCTTCTCCGTCTTTTCTTCCTCTTCCCCCGGTCTCTGGCGTAAGACAGCGGGTCTGCTCAAAGCAGGAACCTTCTTCCGCTGGACGCAAATGACCACCTGGGAGGCTGTAAGTCAGTTTGGGCTGTCTGACCGATTTACGGAATTTTTCACCGCACTTTGGCCCTATTATGGCTTGCCCCCGAAGCGGCTTGCAGCCTTGTACTTTTTCATTCCCTGGATCGGCTATCATCTGGAGGGAACGTATTACATTCAGGGGGGCGCACAGGCTTTATCCAATGCACTGGTTGCCGCGATTCAGTCAGCCGGTGGAGAAGTTCACCTGCGTAGTCAGGTATCTGAAATTGTGCTCGTAGACGGCAAAGCAGCCGGTGTCCGTCTGAAAAAAGGGGATGCGTATGAAGCCAATTGGATTGTGTCCGGTATTAGCCCTCATCATACCTATGGCCGTCTGTTGTCGAACCATGATGCTGCCCGCCGTGAGCTGGAAGCCGTCAGCAGGCTGGAGACTGGCACATCTCTCACTCAATTGTATCTTGGGTTATCCTGCGAGCCTCATGAGCTTGGTATTACCGAAGAAGACTTGATTCTGTATGATGTACCGGATTCGGAGACAGATTATGAAGTCATGATGAGCGGCCAGTACACCAAAGGCAACTGGATGCTTACCAATTATAACGCCATGGACCCCACACTTAATGAACCGGGTAAAGGCGTTATTGCAGTTACATTTTTGGACAGATTGGAGAACTGGCCTGCCACACGTCCCGAATATAAAGCCAAAAAGGAAACCGTAACACGGCAGATATTGGAGCGCCTTGAACAGCTGTATCCAGGTTTTGTCAGCAAAGTGGTGGTGGCAGAGCTGGGAACACCTCGGACGATGCAGCGCTATACCGCCAATCCCGGCGGGGCTGTCTACGGTTACGCTCAAACAGTCCGACAGTCAGGCATAAAAAGGCTGAAGCATAAATCCGTTGTAGAACGTCTGTCATTGGTAGGTGCCTGGACACAGCCTGGAGGCGGGTTTCAAGGGGCTATGAACTCGGGTATAATGGAAGCTGATCGTATCGCCGCCAAATTGGGGCAGGCAGAAAGGGCAAGTATATCTACTCATGAAGCATATCAAACGCCGAGAACGTGA
- a CDS encoding PHB depolymerase family esterase has product MQRRRFALVLLSFVFLLTIFFPSSSSAAAADVPAPQATLLTQVQPLGEVVSAVVLKYSTNIDGASLSTSSFQVQSVLNDVYTDRTVTGVYTNDTGAITNRSTHGKYIVIELDTQDNNASTLTYDATSGVNRINPLNYNITQKKDIATQKKTVVPASAQTVKATDKITPIVDDFQKNTFENKEGFKLNYFTFEPKVESGKTYPLVVFLHGNGERGDGNGVNLLANAGAVTWASPEQQAKHPSFVIAPQSPIDLEHKFIWADEPRNSAVADLVRETALKYPIDTNRIYIVGISQGAMGTWRLLEKNLDLFAAGVPIAGLTNYEKAVNMYAPVDPKHVEVLKNVPIWAFHAVDDTSVSPKNSQEMVAAIKAQNGNLIHFTEYEAGIIKPVGHFSWVPALQNQDMIEWLFAQKK; this is encoded by the coding sequence ATGCAAAGAAGACGTTTCGCCCTTGTTTTACTATCTTTCGTGTTCCTGCTTACGATCTTTTTCCCGTCCTCCAGCTCTGCCGCAGCAGCCGATGTACCAGCACCACAGGCTACCCTGCTTACTCAGGTACAGCCTTTGGGTGAAGTCGTTTCTGCCGTTGTACTGAAATACAGCACCAATATTGACGGGGCATCCTTGTCCACTTCCAGCTTTCAGGTTCAATCTGTACTCAATGATGTATACACAGACAGAACCGTGACCGGTGTATATACCAACGATACAGGAGCCATCACCAACCGCAGTACTCATGGCAAATACATCGTGATCGAGCTGGATACGCAAGATAATAATGCAAGTACCCTTACTTACGATGCAACAAGTGGAGTCAACCGCATCAATCCGTTGAATTATAACATCACCCAGAAGAAAGACATTGCTACTCAAAAGAAAACAGTCGTTCCAGCCTCTGCACAGACTGTAAAAGCAACCGATAAAATCACACCTATCGTGGACGATTTCCAAAAAAACACCTTTGAGAATAAAGAGGGCTTCAAACTTAACTACTTTACGTTTGAGCCTAAAGTAGAGTCTGGAAAAACCTACCCGCTGGTTGTGTTTCTGCATGGAAACGGTGAGCGTGGTGACGGAAACGGAGTAAACCTGCTGGCGAATGCTGGTGCCGTTACTTGGGCTTCTCCTGAACAGCAAGCCAAGCACCCGTCCTTCGTAATCGCTCCACAAAGCCCAATTGACCTGGAACATAAATTCATTTGGGCGGATGAGCCGCGCAACAGTGCTGTTGCCGATCTGGTACGTGAAACGGCGTTAAAATACCCGATCGACACCAATCGAATCTATATCGTTGGTATTTCTCAAGGAGCTATGGGCACCTGGAGATTGTTGGAGAAAAATCTTGATTTGTTCGCCGCAGGTGTGCCGATTGCCGGTTTGACCAACTATGAGAAAGCCGTTAACATGTATGCACCTGTTGATCCTAAACACGTCGAAGTACTGAAAAACGTTCCTATTTGGGCCTTCCATGCCGTAGACGACACCTCGGTAAGCCCTAAAAACTCGCAAGAAATGGTAGCTGCCATTAAAGCACAAAACGGAAACCTCATTCATTTTACTGAATATGAAGCAGGCATTATTAAACCCGTAGGACACTTTTCCTGGGTTCCCGCTTTGCAAAATCAGGATATGATTGAATGGCTGTTTGCACAAAAGAAATAA
- a CDS encoding putative metal homeostasis protein, translating into MAKTDVATARRQLRSPNKVTRRRALRTIKAAKRVK; encoded by the coding sequence ATGGCTAAAACAGATGTGGCAACTGCCAGAAGACAGCTCAGAAGTCCGAACAAGGTAACTCGCAGACGAGCTTTGAGAACGATCAAAGCTGCGAAGCGAGTGAAGTAG
- a CDS encoding helix-turn-helix domain-containing protein translates to MGITFKLEELLQDIGITKNALAREAKIRPNTIYEMCSNTTKRIEFKTFNTVMETLIRLSGRQLTLHDVLEYIPEDESEKH, encoded by the coding sequence ATGGGAATTACCTTTAAGCTTGAAGAATTGCTTCAGGATATAGGGATAACTAAAAATGCTCTTGCTCGTGAAGCTAAAATCAGGCCCAATACCATCTATGAAATGTGTAGCAATACGACCAAGCGGATCGAATTCAAAACATTTAATACGGTGATGGAAACGCTGATCCGTCTTTCTGGTCGCCAGTTAACCCTGCACGATGTTCTCGAATATATTCCCGAGGATGAATCAGAGAAACACTAA
- a CDS encoding helix-turn-helix domain-containing protein, with product MNVHERYHFKLGDILEELDISRNKLAVEAKIRPATVIDMVNGKTKRLELETLVHILDALNRFARQRRFTRTITLADIVEYIPEDGIEEH from the coding sequence ATGAATGTTCATGAGAGGTACCATTTTAAACTTGGCGACATCTTGGAGGAACTTGATATCTCCCGCAATAAACTAGCCGTAGAAGCAAAAATACGTCCGGCTACTGTAATAGATATGGTAAATGGAAAAACCAAAAGACTTGAACTGGAAACACTAGTCCATATACTTGATGCTTTGAACAGATTTGCCCGCCAACGAAGATTTACAAGGACTATTACTCTTGCTGATATAGTAGAATATATTCCCGAAGATGGAATTGAGGAACATTGA
- a CDS encoding helix-turn-helix domain-containing protein, translating into MRMSNAQGITFKLEELLQDIGITKNALAREAKIRPNTIYEMCSNTTKRIEFKTFNTVMETLIRLSGRQLTLHDVLEYIPEDEAREY; encoded by the coding sequence ATGAGAATGTCAAACGCACAGGGAATTACCTTTAAGCTTGAAGAATTGCTTCAGGATATAGGGATAACTAAAAATGCTCTTGCTCGTGAAGCTAAAATCAGGCCTAATACCATCTATGAAATGTGTAGCAATACGACCAAGCGGATCGAATTCAAAACATTTAATACGGTGATGGAAACGCTGATTCGTCTTTCTGGTCGCCAGTTAACCCTGCACGATGTTCTCGAATATATTCCCGAAGATGAAGCCCGGGAATATTAA